The following nucleotide sequence is from Mangifera indica cultivar Alphonso chromosome 1, CATAS_Mindica_2.1, whole genome shotgun sequence.
TGTTAATCTTTTCTGAGTTTCTTGGTATAAAACCAGGATGTAAGTTCGCTATAGAGTAACACTTTGCTTGATAAAATTTAGcatcttctttgttttcttccttttggttggttggtttgtttcttttctgctttcatttatttatatatttttaaatttgtgcaGATGGATGGGGGCCTTTCCATCTAGGCTATGCTAGCAACACTGATCCTGAGCCAGGGAGGTGTAGGCGAACAGATGGAAAGAAATGGCGGTGCTCAAGGGATGCTGTTGCTGACCAAAAGTACTGTGAAAGGCACATAAACAGGGGCCGCCATCGTTCAAGAAAGCCTGTGGAAGGCCAAACTGGCCATGCAGCCTCTGGGACCACTAATTCGATGGTGGTGCCAATGACTTCCTCCATGTCAACATCGATGATAACCAGTGATGGTGCATCCAACAGTCTAGCCATCACCCAGCACCAGTTCAAAAACTTACAACCTGGTGCTGCCGCCAAATCTACTGCAGATGCCTGTGTCAGCAGGTGAAGCATAAGCTTTAGAATTTGAGCATTTATCTGTTTATCTTATATGCTTTGATTTTTAAAGATGATACTGCAGTTTATGGTTTTCATACTTATACTCCCATTTACCTTTTCCCTAATAAAGGTAATCCAATTATTCCTTCTACTTTGGCAACAAAAACTAGTCCTAATGTTTAAGACTTAGGATTCCaggatatatttgtaattgttcTGTTTAGTAATTTGGATAAGAGCCATTCTGAAAAACgacataattataaaattctagAGTTGGAcattttttcttgtcttttgccttttaatcttctttttcccttattcCCTTGTAAGGatctttttactatttatttctCAGTAAAGTGAATTTGCGTGGCAGAGTGCAAGATTCACGAAGTGTCTCCATGATGTCTTCCACCATTGACCTAAAATCTAATGAATCTACTTTCCCTGTTACGAAACAAGACATTCCATTTGAAAAATCCTCTCAATCTGTTTTTGGATTTCTGTGCTCTGACTCCCTCCTTAATCCTTCCCAGAGGAGCTCATATTCGAATTCCAAAAACTATGGTGGGTCTTTCCTAGACTTTAATGACAGTGAAAACCAAGATCAAAATCCTCTTCGGAAATTCATGGATGACTGGCCGAAGGATGAGTCAAGCCGTTCCATTCTTACTTGGCCTGAAGAGCTTAAATCAGACTGGACTCAACTATCAATGTCAATTCCTATAGCTTCAGAATTCTCATCATCATCCTCTCCCAACCGTGAGAAACTGGCTCTATCACCCCTTAGGTTATATCGTGAGTTTGAACCTACCCAAGTGGATTTGGGGTTAAACAATGATCTCAATGAGCCAACCCAAAAGCTAACAAATTGGATACCAAAGTCTTGGGGAACTTCAATGTGTGGTCCTTTAGGAGAGGCCTTGACCAATACCTCTAACAATGTGGTTACCTCCGAGAGTTCATCTCTTAACATGGGAACTGAAGGGTGGGATAGCAGCCAGCAATTGGGATCTTCTCCAACAGGTGTCTTGCAAAAGTCAGCTTTCTGTTCACTCTCAAATAGCAGTTCGGGGAGCAGTTCAATGGCCGATAACAAGAAGACACATGATGGAGGAAGCATTGGTGATGCCTCAACTCTTCTAAGTTCCTCCTCCATTCCATCCCTGTAATCAGTGCAAGATAGTGATAGTCAGAAGTAGCTGGATCGGAGTGGAGAGCTTAGCAGCAACTATGTTTGTTGTACTAGTTTCTATGATTTGTTCTTCTTCACCAtgcagttttaaaaatttactcaGTACTTTGGCTAATCACTTTGTTAAGCATTGGCCATTCGAACTCATGAACCTATGGGTCTCTACAGTTTATGAATTGAAGTAATTTATGATATGCTTAAGTTGTTGCATACATTTTTGTTGATAGCCTAACATTTGGTTGCTGGAAGGGCAGCTTCTCTTCACATAATGAAGCtgtgaaatatattttgttttgattacgCTAGACTCCAAAGTAGTGGGTTAGCTGTGTGAACTGGACCATAATGTTGTTATTATCTCTCCCCAATCTTTTTCCTGTTGGTGGATTCCTTGCTCCCCAAATATCAACATTATGGAATTTGTATTACACTATTTGGTAGATTGGATGGAGATTCCTTGACTCCAGGCAGGAGGCACTCTTGTGGCTTGCCCACCCGGCAGATCCTTGAGTGGCCCAGCCACTGACACTACTTACACCATTATGAACTTGGCTTAACTTTTAGTCATCATTTTTCTCAAGACTGGGACCTATTCTCCATTGCAAATTGGACTCAGAAtataagtaaaatgataatAGTACTGGTCGAACTGTTTATTTCATGATGTTTGCCAGTTTACTCATGAATTTTTGTCATCTTAACTTGTTTTTCATTGCTTGTCCGTTCTGCAAAAGCAGTATTACAAATAAACCAGACCTGCATAAAAGTTGACAGATAAGCATGCCCATTACTAAATTATTAAAGTGATTGCTCAGACATAAGGTTGAAATGTAAGAATGAATTTTACATTTGGGCATTATATGTTTGAAACATGTCGGATACGAAACATGTTTTGCAATTCACGTACTTTTACAAGCATGATATTTAGTGTCATAAAATGGGCTGCAAGATTTAGTAGAATGAATTGTTGATCtctcaaaatctcaatcacaGAGAAGTAGGTGAATATTCTTCCTCTTTTCCAGGAAAGACCAAATTCCACAATATATTCTTGCTCTTTTCCAGGAAAGACCAAATTCCACAATATATTCTTGCTCTTTTCTACAACCCACCCCGTCCTTTCTGCATTATGGTAATCAGAGtttagaaaatgaattttctcATAGGAGAAAAATAATGTCCAATTGTAAATTGATGATAGCAATTGTTACGGTTTAACCTGAATGGCCGTTTGATTTATTGTCTAAACAAATTGTTCCTCCATTCCAAGGTAGGTAGACACAGCACCGAATTGGGCTGGGTCTAGAATGGCCTGTCATGCCTAGGGTCAAATTGTACCTAAATTTGTCAATTGGCAAGCCTTGCCAGCTCACTAAGATTGCAAGGTGCGGGCAAACCCAAAACCCCTTAAATCGCGCCTTCATTAACCCTCAACAAATCAGCCCACAGGTTTTGATCTAAGACCCTTGACAACCTGCACAATGGGCCAACCTACTTCCCTTGACATGTCGATGAGCAGGAAAGTCTCCAATGAATCCCAGCAATCTAAATTTAGCTTGACAGATTACCAACTTGTTCACCATTACTGATTTAGTGAGCAAGCCGCATATTTCTTAAACATCAAAAGCTTTAAGCAGAAGAAAAAACTGATTTTAGTACCCAGAAAACTAAGCCAAACTACTTCAAACCAATTTTATAGTGAATACAAAATTCCTTTCTGGACGTTACTTGATTCAGATTAAGCCCTCCATCTAATCATTTcaacaaacatatatttaaatttttaatggcTACTGAAAAGGTGGAGTAAATTCATTGTTGAGataaacaaagaataaaaatgatttcataatgtaattttcggaaaaaaaaaaaacaaaaa
It contains:
- the LOC123214244 gene encoding growth-regulating factor 1-like isoform X1; this translates as MDFGILGLDGLVVGPENGAPSSVSVSVPPETMARVVVGSRFSKQERSGSGEDDRGALKIAKTGDFSSASKAMPLQQGIPLLRSNPIFSASGETSRQPGQMLSFRSNKPETALFNRTNAFLERSPQPTVLPYYNRTPLAYPRPAGDNSGGLNVVMHGAFPGVKGPFTPSQWIELEHQALIYKYISLNVPVPPNLLIPIRKSVQSFGMPYSATGSFSPNSYGWGPFHLGYASNTDPEPGRCRRTDGKKWRCSRDAVADQKYCERHINRGRHRSRKPVEGQTGHAASGTTNSMVVPMTSSMSTSMITSDGASNSLAITQHQFKNLQPGAAAKSTADACVSSKVNLRGRVQDSRSVSMMSSTIDLKSNESTFPVTKQDIPFEKSSQSVFGFLCSDSLLNPSQRSSYSNSKNYGGSFLDFNDSENQDQNPLRKFMDDWPKDESSRSILTWPEELKSDWTQLSMSIPIASEFSSSSSPNREKLALSPLRLYREFEPTQVDLGLNNDLNEPTQKLTNWIPKSWGTSMCGPLGEALTNTSNNVVTSESSSLNMGTEGWDSSQQLGSSPTGVLQKSAFCSLSNSSSGSSSMADNKKTHDGGSIGDASTLLSSSSIPSL
- the LOC123214244 gene encoding growth-regulating factor 1-like isoform X2 is translated as MDFGILGLDGLVVGPENGAPSSVSVSVPPETMARVVVGSRFSKQERSGSGEDDRGALKIAKTGDFSSASKAMPLQQGIPLLRSNPIFSASGETSRQPGQMLSFRSNKPETALFNRTNAFLERSPQPTVLPYYNRTPLAYPRPAGDNSGGLNVVMHGAFPGVKGPFTPSQWIELEHQALIYKYISLNVPVPPNLLIPIRKSVQSFGMPYSATGSFSPNSYGWGPFHLGYASNTDPEPGRCRRTDGKKWRCSRDAVADQKYCERHINRGRHRSRKPVEGQTGHAASGTTNSMVVPMTSSMSTSMITSDGASNSLAITQHQFKNLQPGAAAKSTADACVSRVQDSRSVSMMSSTIDLKSNESTFPVTKQDIPFEKSSQSVFGFLCSDSLLNPSQRSSYSNSKNYGGSFLDFNDSENQDQNPLRKFMDDWPKDESSRSILTWPEELKSDWTQLSMSIPIASEFSSSSSPNREKLALSPLRLYREFEPTQVDLGLNNDLNEPTQKLTNWIPKSWGTSMCGPLGEALTNTSNNVVTSESSSLNMGTEGWDSSQQLGSSPTGVLQKSAFCSLSNSSSGSSSMADNKKTHDGGSIGDASTLLSSSSIPSL